From Nitrospinota bacterium, one genomic window encodes:
- a CDS encoding MTH1187 family thiamine-binding protein, whose protein sequence is MILLEFSMSPMDKGESVSEQVSRSLKIIDESGVPYRLNPMGTVLEGEFDEVMGVVKQCYETMRKDCKRITCGIKIDYREGRSGRLESKIASIENKLGKEIKK, encoded by the coding sequence ATGATTTTGCTGGAATTCAGTATGAGCCCCATGGATAAGGGGGAAAGTGTCAGTGAACAGGTCAGTCGCTCCTTAAAAATAATTGATGAGAGCGGTGTGCCGTATAGGTTGAATCCGATGGGAACGGTTCTGGAAGGTGAGTTTGACGAAGTGATGGGCGTGGTCAAACAATGTTACGAGACGATGAGGAAAGATTGCAAACGTATCACCTGTGGTATCAAGATTGATTACCGTGAAGGCAGGTCGGGCAGGCTGGAATCCAAAATCGCCTCCATTGAGAATAAACTGGGTAAAGAAATTAAGAAGTAA